The Armatimonadota bacterium DNA window GGTCGTCATCCCGGGCCTCCGCGCGGGTGCGGGGTAGGGGAGGCTCCGCCAGGTATCGGGCAAGCGCGTCGGCGTCGCCCCGCTGCGCACGGTCAAGGCCGCAGTTGAGACATGACCCGCCGCGCGTCGAGCAATGGCATGCCGGGCACAGGGCGTCGTCGGCCGGCTCGAGCGCGGGGTTGGTGGCGAGCTCCTCGTCAATACGATCCCCAAGCTCCAGCGAGGACATCTCCAGGATGCGTCCGGCCGCGATGAGCTTGGCGCCCATCTTCTGATGAGTTACCTGTCGCGCCTGCTGTTCGTACCTCATCGCCCGATCACGCGCCCCATTGCGCTCAACTCACTGCGGATGCGCCGAGCCCATCGCCTGCCCGCTCCGGCCCGGGAGGTCCCCCTCGCTGTCGCGCGAGAGCTTCCACCCAGGTCCGCAGGCGCTTGCGTTCGGCCCCGGAGGCGGTCGGAAACTCGATGCCCGCGCGGCAGCGATGCCCGTTATCCCGCAGTTCCTCGGCCCAGACCACGGTGCCCGAAATGGTGATCTGATCTTGCGCCCCTGCCGCCTGCAGGCGGCAGGCGACGGGCGAGCCGACGGCTAGCGGTTCCTGCGTCAGCACCCGCATGCCGCCCTCGCCCACATCCTGTCCCTTGCCCGTCAGCGGGCACCGTTCGCTGCCCAGCATGACGCTGAACGCACCCCGGAAGCGCACGTATCGGCGCCGCTGAATGTGGCTCACCAGGCGCGGCTGCGCCAGCAGTATCGCGGGCTCACCCCGGTAGCTGACCGCTCCCAGGACGTAGGTGTCGAAATGGTACCAGCCATCGGGCATCGGAAACCCCACCGTCACCGCCGCTCCAAACGGCAGCGAAACCAGTTCGCCCTCGCGCCGCGGAGCGGCAACCGCGAGCGACGCCGGATGCTTCGCCACCAACCGGCTCGTCAGTCGCCCCGTGGCATGCCCACCGGGGCACTGCAGCAGCAGCACCTGCCCCGCCTCCAACCGCCCCAAGGTCAGGGACGGCCGCTGGCGCGGAATGGAGGCGCTGCCGCTCATGCACTGCTCGAGCGCCTCCGCCACTCGCGCCGGCGGGCATGGCTTGGGCTCATAGGCCTCGGCCCCCGCCTCCCGCGCCGCGCGCTCGGTCGCCGCGCGCTCGCGCTTGCTCGTCACCACCACCGGCAGCGCCCGCTTGAGGTCCTTGATGATGCTGAGCACCTGCAGGCCGTCCACCGCGATCAGATCGGTGTCCACGACGGCGCCGCTGAACGGCCGCGTCTTGACCATGTTGATCGCGCTCAGGCCGTCGCTGACCACCTCGACGCCGTAGCCGCGACCCTCCAGGTCGGCGCGCAGGCTCTGGGCGAACGCATAGTCGGAGTCGGCGACGAGTATGCGCCGTGGCAGTTTGCTCATGGCGTGATTCCCACAGCAGTCCAACAGGGCTGCGGTCCCTAGCTGCAAGAATCGTGCCACAAGCGCCCGGCTGGCACGGCCCTGGGTTGTCAAGCTTCAGTCTTGCGCGTGCGTACCGCGCGCACCGCGGCGGACTGGCGAGGCGCCGCCTGGCGGCTGCGCGGGCGGGCGCGGGGGCGACGCGCGGCGCTTGCGGAATGCTCGTCCGCGTAGTAGGCCGCCGCGCGCTCGGTGATCTCCAATGCCTCTGCCGCCCGCGCTATGTCGCCGTCGTGGGCGGCCAGCGCCGCGGCCAGGATATCCCGGCGTCGCTCCTTGCTTGCCTGGTGCAGTTCCGCCGCCAGGCTGTTGCGCGGGATCGCGGGCTGCCCGCCGCCATTACGGCTGATGATGGACGGCGGCAGCAAGTCCAGCTCCAGCTCGACGGCGTCATCATCCGCCAGCACCACTGCGCGCTCGATGGCGTTCTCGAGCTCGCGGACATTGCCGGGCCAGGGATAGTCATCCAGAATCGCCAGCACCGCGGGCGGCACCTTGCCGATATGCTTGGAGTTTTCGTGGTTGAAGGCTTCCAGGAAATGACGCACCAGTTTGGGCACGTTGCCGGCGCGCTCGCGCAGCGGCGGCAGGTAGATCTCGACCACCCGCAGGCGGTAGTAGAGGTCCTCGCGGAAGCTGCCGGTGTTGACGGCGGCCTCCAGGTCGCGGTTAGTGGCGGCGATCAGGCGGGTGTCCACGCGCAGGGTCCTGGTGCCGCCGACGCGCTCGAACTCACGCTCCTGAATGGCCCGCAGCAGCTTGAGCTGCAGGTTCATGCTGATGTCGCCGATCTCGTCCAGGAACAGCGTTCCGCCATCGGCCAACTCAAAGCGGCCGGGCCTCTGTGCGACCGCGCCGGTGAAGGCGCCCCGCTCGTGGCCGAAGAGCTCGCTCTCCAGCAGGTCGGAGCTCAGCGCACTGCACGCCACCGCCACGAAGGGGCGATCGGCGCGGGTGCTGTGGGCGTGGATTGCCCGCGCCACCAGCTCCTTGCCGGTGCCGCTCTCGCCGCGCAGCAGGACGTTGGCGCGGCTGCGCGCGACCTTGGAGATCATTTCGTGCACGCGCGTCAGCCATTCGCCCTCGCCGACGATGCCCGCCGCCGCCGGCTCCTCCCCGGCGGGCGTCCCGGCCGCCGGCACGGTTGCGCCGCGCGCGCGCATCTGGCGGCGCTGCGACAGCGCCTTGCGCACCACCGACTTCATCTGCTCCATGTCAAAGGGCTTGGCCAGGTAATCGAAGGCGCCGAGCTTGATCGCGTCAACCGCGCTCTTGATGGTGCCGTAGGCCGTCATCATGACCACCGGCGTCTGCGGGCTTGCGGACTGCACGCGCTGCAGGAGATCGACCCCGCCGACGTTGTTCATCACCACGTCGGTTATCAGCAGGTCAACTGGGTTCTGCTCGAGCAGGCTCAGCGCTTCCTCCCCGTCCCGGCTCACCTGCACGTCGTATCCGTCCTTGCGCAGCACCGCCGACAGCACCTGGCAGATGTTGGGCTCGTCGTCAACCACCAGGATTCGCGCCGGGTCTTTCATCAATCGTCTCCTTCAGCCGCCGTCGTCGTCAGCGCTGCGGCGTAGTCGCGGTAGAGATCAAGCTTGCGCCATGCTCCCGCCGCGTCGGCCGGCGCCTGCGGGGCCGACCTGGCGGCCGTCGGCCGCCGGTCGCGGCGCTCCCCGGGCAAGCGCACGACAAACACGGCGCCGCCGGCGGCGCCCTCGGCCCACACCCGGCCCCCATGCGCCTCCGCTATCTTGCGCACGATGGACAGCCCGAGACCGGTGCCCTTGGCCTTGGTGCTGAAGAAAGGCGTCCATATGCGCTCCAGGTCC harbors:
- a CDS encoding response regulator, with protein sequence MSKLPRRILVADSDYAFAQSLRADLEGRGYGVEVVSDGLSAINMVKTRPFSGAVVDTDLIAVDGLQVLSIIKDLKRALPVVVTSKRERAATERAAREAGAEAYEPKPCPPARVAEALEQCMSGSASIPRQRPSLTLGRLEAGQVLLLQCPGGHATGRLTSRLVAKHPASLAVAAPRREGELVSLPFGAAVTVGFPMPDGWYHFDTYVLGAVSYRGEPAILLAQPRLVSHIQRRRYVRFRGAFSVMLGSERCPLTGKGQDVGEGGMRVLTQEPLAVGSPVACRLQAAGAQDQITISGTVVWAEELRDNGHRCRAGIEFPTASGAERKRLRTWVEALARQRGGPPGPERAGDGLGASAVS
- a CDS encoding sigma-54 dependent transcriptional regulator, translating into MKDPARILVVDDEPNICQVLSAVLRKDGYDVQVSRDGEEALSLLEQNPVDLLITDVVMNNVGGVDLLQRVQSASPQTPVVMMTAYGTIKSAVDAIKLGAFDYLAKPFDMEQMKSVVRKALSQRRQMRARGATVPAAGTPAGEEPAAAGIVGEGEWLTRVHEMISKVARSRANVLLRGESGTGKELVARAIHAHSTRADRPFVAVACSALSSDLLESELFGHERGAFTGAVAQRPGRFELADGGTLFLDEIGDISMNLQLKLLRAIQEREFERVGGTRTLRVDTRLIAATNRDLEAAVNTGSFREDLYYRLRVVEIYLPPLRERAGNVPKLVRHFLEAFNHENSKHIGKVPPAVLAILDDYPWPGNVRELENAIERAVVLADDDAVELELDLLPPSIISRNGGGQPAIPRNSLAAELHQASKERRRDILAAALAAHDGDIARAAEALEITERAAAYYADEHSASAARRPRARPRSRQAAPRQSAAVRAVRTRKTEA